In Sandaracinaceae bacterium, the genomic window GCGCCGGGCCTCTCCGCGCCGAGCATGAACCCGGCGAGCAGCCCGGGCAGCATCCCGGGCGCGCCGAGCCCCTTCGACGATCTCCCGTCCCAGCAGCCCCAGCCGGCCCAGCTCGGCCCCGAGCCGACCGCGGTCACGCGCAACAAGGAGGGCAAGGGAGGCAGCGGCGCCATCATGGCCGTCGTCGGCCTGCTCGCGGTCGTCGCCATGGCGGTGATCGGCGGCGGCGTCTGGTGGTTCTTCCTCCGCGCGCAGCCGGGCACGATCAACCTCACCACCGAGCCGGGCGACGCGGTCGTCTACCTCGACAACGAGGCGGTCACGTCCTCCACCTCCAGCCCGTTCGTGCTCGCGAACGTCGAGCCGGGCGAGCACCTGGTGGAGGTCCGCAAGCACGGCTTCCAGACCTGGGCCACCCGCGTCACCCTCGGGAGCGCGCAGACCCTCGACCTGCCCAACGTGACGCTCCAGCCCGACAGCGGCTCCACGCCCGCGACCGGCGGCGGCACGCCCGCGGTGGCGGATGCGCAGGGGAGCGGCTTCCGCCTCGACACCACGCCGAGCGGCGCGACCGTCTACGTCGACGACAACCAGGTCGGCCAGACCCCCGTCACCGTGACCACGCTGACCCCGGGCACGCACAACGTCCGCGCGGAGCTCACGAACTACGCGCCCTGGACGGGCCAGATCCAGGTCCAGTCCGGCCAGGTCCAGCAGCTCCAGACGGCGGTGCTCACCCTGCGCCAGGTCTCGGTGCGCTTCGAGTCCGAGCCGAGCGGCGCGGACGTCTACCTCGTGCGCGGCAGCGAGCGGCGCCGGGTGGGGGAGACCCCGCTGACCGAAGACGTCGACACCTCCGGCGGCCAGTGGACCGTGCAGGTTCGCCAGGACGGCTACGAGGACTGGGAGGAGCCCTTGGCTCCGCCCAGCGGGCAGTCGAGCCACACCGTGCGCGCGGAGCTCGAGCGCGAGCAGACCGCGCGGGCCCCTCGTCGCGGCGGTCGCGGCGGCGGCGCCGCGCGACGCGGCGGGACCAGCCGTGGCGGCTCCGGCGGAGGCACGGCCACGAGCGTGGGCAGCGGCGGCGGCGGCGGTGGAGGCGGCGGAGCCGCGACCGGCGCGCCCGGCACCCTGCGCGTCAACACCACCCCGTGGTCCGAGGTCTACGTGGATGGCCGGCGCATCGGCAACACCCCGCAGATGAACATCCGCCTGCCCGCGGGCCGGCACACCATCACGCTCGTGAACCCGGACTTCAACATCCGCGAGCGCGTCACGGTGACCATCGCGCCTGGCGGCACCGAGACCCTCATCCGCCGGCTCACCCCCGGCGGCTGACCGCTCTGGCGGGTGCGCCAGTGGGTGCGCCGGTCGCCCATTCGCGTCAGGCTCCGGCCGTGCCCGCGCCTCGGAACACCTCCCCTCGCTCGCGCCGCCCTCGCAGCCTCCGTCGAGGCCGCCGTCAGGCTGGCGTCACGCTCGTGGAGGCGGCCGCCATCGTGTGCGTGGTGGGCATCATCCTCGCGGTGTTCATCCCCACGTTCATCCAGCAGCTCCGCACCAGCAAGACGAGCGAGGCGGCCGAGCACCTCGAGCTCCTGCACCAGCGGGCCGCCGCCTACTTCATGGCCACCCACACCGCGGCGCCTCCGCCCGGCGAGGACGGGGCCGACGAGGAGGAGGCCGACGAGGACGGCGAGGCGCGACCCGCCCGACCCAGCGTCCTCTTGCGCCGCTGCCTGCCGCCGACCGCGGGCCCCACGCCCCGCAACCCGAGCCGCGAGCCCGCGCCGGTCGACTTCGCCTCCGAGGAGACCCCCGGCCACGCCACCTGGGCCGCCCTCGGCTTCCAGCCCGAGATCCCGCTCCGCTACAGCTACTCCTTCGAGCCCACCGCGAGCGGCTGCGGCCTGCGCAGCCCGGCCGGCACCTACCTCCTGACGCTGCGCGCCGAAGGCGACCTCGACGCCGACGGCGAGCGCTCCGTGTTCGAGCGCCGCTCCACCGCGACCGAAGACGGCGAGCTCGAGCCCTTCGGCATCCTCTACGTCCGCGACCGCGCGGAGTAGGACTCAGACGGAGGCCGTGTCCGGGCGCGCGAGCCGGGCCTCGCGGAGCCGCTCCTTCTCGGCCCACGCGCCCTCCGGGTCGCCGAGCACGACCCGCGCGCGCAGGAGCGCGTTCGACGCCGAGGCGGAGCAGGGGAGCAGCGCCACCGCCTCGCGGAGGTGGGCCAGGCTCGCGGCCGCCTCGCCCCCCGCGCGCGCCGCCTCCACGAACGTGGCCAGGCGAGGGCTCGGCGCCGGTTGGTCGGCGAGCGCTGTCAACATGGACTGCGACGCATCCGTCTCGCCGAGCTCGCCGAGCGTCAGCGCGCGCGTGAGCCGCTGATCGTAGGACGCGTCAGCAGGGGGGGGCGGCAGCGGCGGCGTGACGCGCTCCACGATCGTCGAGACGGGGTCGTGCGCGGCCGGGTCCCACAGGAACGCGCGCCGGCGCTGGGACGAGACCCGGACCTCCTCGATCAGGCCCGTGATCGACGGGCGATAGCTCCCGCCGTGATGGAGCGCGTCCACCTGGCCGAGGCCCAGGAGCCGCTCCGACGCGGGCACCCACCCGGCCTCTCCGCCGGGCCAGTCTTCGACGCGGCGGTCGAGTAGGGCGCGCGCCGCGGCCGGGTCGCGGCGCAACATGGAGTGGAAGATCCTCTGGTCGAGGCTGAACCCATGGCCCGGATTCAGGGGCGGCTCGTCCGTGACCCAGGGTGGGCACGCCTCGCCGGAGCGGACCTGGGTCAGCTCGAAGCAGGCTTCGGCGCCGAGGGCCTCGAGCCACGCCGCGAACAGCGCGTCGAGCGCAGTCGTCTGCACGTGCCCGCGCAACGCGAGCCACCACCAGACCTCCACGGTGTGAGCCTGCCCTTGCCATTCCACGACAGCGTCGAAGGGCACCGGCCGCTCTTCGAAGTACGGGCGGCGGGAGAGCTCCAGCCTCTGGAGGATCTCGCGGCGAGAGTGGAGGGGCCGGGGGCGGTGTGGGCCTCGGCGGAACGGCACCGCCCACTCGGCGAAGACATCGAACCAGCCCCAGCGACGCGAGCGCTCCGGGAGCTCAGACAGGCAGCGGGAGAGCACATCGTCGATGTGGGCAGAGAACCGAGACGCGGTCTTCCTGGCCTCGAACAGCGCATACAGCAGCAGGGTATGGTCCGCGGGGATGGCCTGCTGCTCCAACAGGCTGGCAGCGCGGATGTCGAGTAGCCGCCGGGTCTGCTGAGGCTTTGCATCGACCATCTGGTCGAGCAGACGATTGCCCAGGGTGTCGCAAAGCTCGAAGCAGTCCTCCAACTCGAGGTGCTCGACGAGCAGCGCGCCAATCGCAGACGCATACTCACGGTCGTTCAGAGCCGCGTCCACCCACTCCGAAACCGTGAGTTCGGTTCCGCGAGAGCGAAGTCTGCGGCTGAGCACCGGTGCTTGCATGGGCTACGGGGGTGTTGGTCCGCGAAGTGGATGCGAGCTTGAGTCGAGCCTGACTTCTGGGCGGTGGGTTGCCCCACGTCGTCTTTGCAGTTCGGCTGGCGAGGAACAAGGGCTCGAGCGTCGCTTCGGCGCGGGGCATGTGCCCCGGTGTTCAGCGTCTTGCGTAGGATCCGACGTAGCTCCTGGATCTCCGCGCGGAGTAGGGCTCAGACGGAGGCCGTGTCCGGGCTCGCGAGCCGGGCCTCGCGGAGCCGCTCCTTCTCGGCCCACGCGCCCTCCGGGTCGCCGAGCACGACCCGCGCGCGCAGGAGCGCGTTCGACGCCGCGGCGGAGCAGGGGAGCAGCGCCACCGCTTCGCGGAGGTGGGCCAGGCTCGCGGCGACCTCGTCGCCCGCGCGCGCCGCCTCCACGAACGTGGCCAGGCGAGGGCTCGGCGCCGGTTGGTCGGCGAGCGCCGTCAACATGGACTGCGACGCATCCGTCTCGCCGAGCTCGCCGAGCGTCAGCGCGCGCGTGAGGCGCTGATCGTAGGACGCGTCAGCAGGGAGGGGCGGCAGCGGCGGCGTGACGCGCTCCACGATCGTCGAGACGGGGTCGTGCGCGGCCGGGTCCCACAGGAACGCGCGCCGGCGCTGGGACGAGACCCGGACCTCCTCGATCAGGCTCGTGATCGACGGGCGATAGCTCCCGCCGTGATGGAGCGCGTCCACCTGGCCGAGGCCCAGGAGCCGCTCCGACGCTGGCACCCAGCTGGTCTCCCCCGCCGGCCAGGAAGCCAGAGCAGACTCCAGGAGAGCGGCGGCCGCAGCGGCTTCCCGACGGACCAGGGAACGGAAGATGCGCGGGCCAAGGCAATAGCCGAAGCCGGGGCTCGCGGGTCGCTCTGTCGTGACCCAGGACGGGCAGCTGTGGCTAGAAGCCACGAACGTCAGCGAGAACAGCGCTTCGCCTCCGATCACCTCCAGCCAGACCCCGAAGAGCTCGTCGAGGTCTCTGGACGCGACGTACCCGCGGAGAGCGAGCCACCACCAGGCCTCCAACGACCGAGTCTCTCCTCGCCAGGTAGTCGGCGCGTCGAAGATGGTCGGGCGTTCACTCTGGTAGGGATTCGGATGCGGCCTGACTCGGTGCAAGATCTCTGCGCGAGTCAGACCGCGCAACGAAAATGCTGATGAGCGCTCGTGTCGAAACGGCACCGCCATCTCACAGGCGATCTCGAGCCACGGCCAATCCTTCAAGTCGTCCGGAAGGCCCGAACAGAGAACCGAAAACATCTCATCGACATGGTGAGAGAACTTGAGGCCTCGCTTTGTGGCTTCGAAAATGGCGGGTCTCAGTACGCGGCTGATGTCGTCAAGCCAATGGACGTCTTCGTTCAGCCAGTCCCTTGCCGCCTGGTCCAGGAGTTGCCGCGTCTGGTCGGGTTGCGCATCGATCATTCGATCCAGGAGATTCGTCGAGAGACTGGCGGACGAAGCGCGGCTCATCAGAGCCGGCAGCGACAAGACCCTACAGAGATTGAAACACGAGACCAACTCCAGCGACTCCACGAATGCGTCACACACGGCAACGAGCTGTTTGGGATCTCGGAGTGCCAGGTTGAAGACGTCCTCCACCGTCGCAGCGGAGTTCGCGTAGACGATCGGATAATCGAACTCAGGGGGGCGCATGGGCACGTAAGCGAGCCCACGCTTCACTCCCTGCTTTCTCCTCCCAAACCGACGCACCATACCTCGCGATTGACGACTAAGGTTGCCTGCTACGGTGGGCCGATGCCGACGGGCACTTCGTCATATTCGCCGCTCCACTCGTGGTTCTCGTGGCAGCTTCTCTTGTCGCCAGGAGCATTGGCAGGAGCGCAGTGCGTTTGGTCGAGATGTCGCACGGACGAGCCTGCGAGTCAACGCTCCCGTTGCGTAATGCAGGCAACGCCCGTGTATGGGGTTCATGTGTCTGCGACCGGTTCTGCCCTCGACTGCCCACGGGCTGCCACGGGGCGAGCATTGTCAGCGTGGGGCGGGTAGGCGGAGGCGCCGGAGGACGGCGCGGTTGTGCTCGGCGTCGGGGGCCTCGGTGAGCAGGAAGGAGAGGGCGCGCTCGCAGTCGACGCGGCCGGGCCAGACGTCGAGGCAGCGGACGAGGTGGCGGACGGCGCGCTCGGGGTCGGGGGCGCTCATCGCGTTGACGGCGAGCAGATGATAGGGAGCCTCCTCTTGGCGGCCTCGGTGAAGTGCGATGCCGCTCTCGGCCACGGCCGCGGCCTCCTCGCGTCGGCCCTCCGCGAGGAGCGCGCGGCCGAGGATGATGCGGTAGCGGTGCTCGCCCGGGTCGAGCTCGACCGCGCGCGCCAGCGGCGGGATCGCCGCCGCCGCGTCGCGCTCGTCCCAGAGGGTCAGCCCCCAGAAGCCGTGCGCCATCGGCTGCTCGGGGCGGGCGGCGATGGCGTCTCCGTAGAGAGAGGCGCTGTCGCGGAAGCTCGCGGTGTAGAGCCACGCCAGCCCGCCGAGCGCGAGCAGGTGCGCGCCGGCAAGGGGGATCACGAGCGCGCGCCGGGACGGGCCCAGCTTGGCCGCCAGCTCGGCGAGGGCCCAGGCGAGCCCGGCCACGGGCAGGTACAGATAGCGACCGAAGCCCGGCCAGAGCGCGGTGGTGATGATCGCGACCGGGACCAGCGGCGGGAGGAACCAGAGGAGGCTCCACGCCGCGAGCGGGGCACGCGCGCGGGCGCGCCAGGCGAGGGCACAGACGGCGAGCACGACGACGGCCGCGAGCCCGATCTGCCACGGCGCGAGGTCTGCGTACTCGTCGCGGAGGCTGCGGAGATACGGGATGGAGGGCGCGATCGCCTGGCGGAGCGCGTCGAAGAGGAGCCAGGGCAGGTTCCGGCCCGCCTCGAACAACATGTCGGCGTCGCGGTGGGTGCGCATCCCCCCGAGCACCCAGCTGCGCGCGCCGAGGTAGAGCGCGGCGGGGAGCGCGAGGCACGCGAGCCGCGGGGCCAGGCGATCGCGCAGCGGCGAGGCGTCCCCGCGGGCCGCGGGCATGACGAGGATGGCCGGCAGCGCCAGGAGCAGCGTCTCCTTCGCGAAGAGGCCGAGCGCCAGGGACAGGCCGGCGGGGACGAGCAGGCGCCGGTCTCCCCGCCGCTCCGCGAGCAGGACGAGCGCCATGGCGCCGAGGCCGAAGAGGAGCGCGAGCGGATCGCTCCGCCCGTTGATCCAGACGTGCGCCTCCACGCCCCAGGGGTGCAGCGCGAAGACGGCGGCGCCGTAGAACGCCGGCCACGGGGCGCCGAGCCAGAGCCGCGCGAGCGCGAACACCAAGAGCACGCATCCCAGGTGCAGCAGCAGGCTCGTCAGGTGGAACGCCCACGGGTCGCGACCGGAGAGCTGCGCGTCGAGCGCGAAGCTCGTGATGGGGAGCGGGCGGTAGGTGTCGACGGGTTGCAGGCCCGGGTCCACCCGCGAGGCGACCAGCGTGTGATGGGTCCACGCCTCGAGGATCCGACCTGGATCGTGCACGAGCGCGCCGTCGCGGATCACGTCCTCGTCGTCGAACACCCAGTCGTTCTCGAACCGATGCCCGAACGCGAGCGCGACGAGGAGGGCGAGCGCGAGCGGGAGCCAGGGCTCGAGCGACCTCATGGAGTGGGCGCGGCCAGGGCCTGCGGGAAGCCCTCTCGGATCGGGGTGTCGACGTCGACGGGGGGACGTTCGCCCACGAAGAGGAAGAGCGTCGACTCGATGTAGGGGAAGCTGTTCCGTCGGCGCTCCTCGAGATCCCGCATGGCCGCCACGAAGGCGTCGGCGGCCGCCTGCTCCCGGAGGCTCGCGATCCGCTCGGCGATCTGCCGCCGCAGATCGGGGTCGTCGACGCTCAGATACATCTCCTCCAGGTGGCGCGCGGCGAGCTCCGTCCGGCCGAGGTGGTCGAGGATGGAAGCGTTGGCGAGCGTCATCCAGGGGGGCGCGGCGCCGAGGCGGGACGCTCGGAGCAGGTGCGGCATGCCGCGGGCGCGGGCGTCGTCGCGCGCGGCCTCGTCCTGGAGGAGCGGCGGGAGCTCGAACGCGAGGACCGCTCCGAGGTCCCACGCGAGATCGCCGTCGTCGGGGAACAGCTCCACCCCGCGCTCCATGATCTCCGCCGCGCGCTCGGCGTCGGAGGCGTCGACCGCGGTGGGCCGATAGAGCCCCGCCATGCCCACCCAGCCGTAGACGGCGCGGAATCGTGGGTCGAGCGTGAGCATCGCGTCGGCGTACTCGAAGACGTGCTCGACGGATCCGTCGTGGAGGAACTCCTCGCCGAAGTAGATCAAGGCCCGCATCCAGATGAGATCCGCGCTCGCCTCGTCGTAGCCGAGCGAGAAGAAGCGGATCGTCTCGTCGGGTGGCAGGTAATAGACCGCCTCGTAGCTCTGCGCGGCGTCGAAGCCTGCGTGCGCGCGGGCGCGCAACGCCTCGGTGGCGGCGACCAGCGCGAGCATCGCGGCGCCCAATGAGACGAACGTGGTCCGGCGGCTCACGGCGGCGATGATAGGGGAGTCGGTGGGAGGACGGAAACCAAGACGCCCCCGCCCGGGTGGGCGGAGGCGCTCGGAAGAAGCACGATTCAGAGAGCGGCGAAGCTCACTCGAGCTCGTCCTGGCGGTAGATGCCCGGCGTGCGCACGAGCACGTTCTGGGTGCTCGAGCCGACCGCGATCTCGAAGAGGCTGGTCGCCATGTCGCCGTCGAGGTCGCCCTCCGCGCGGAACGTGTAGACGTTCGTGCTGCTCGCCATCCCGTCACAGAGGCCGGAGGAGCCGACGATGCTGTACTGATAGTAGATGGGGTCGGCGATCGAGAAGCCGAGGTCCTGGAAGGACTGGGCCTCCATGTCCCAGTCGAGGAGGCTCTTGCCCTGGCCGGGCGCAGCCGTCGTCTGGGCC contains:
- a CDS encoding glycosyltransferase family 39 protein, encoding MRSLEPWLPLALALLVALAFGHRFENDWVFDDEDVIRDGALVHDPGRILEAWTHHTLVASRVDPGLQPVDTYRPLPITSFALDAQLSGRDPWAFHLTSLLLHLGCVLLVFALARLWLGAPWPAFYGAAVFALHPWGVEAHVWINGRSDPLALLFGLGAMALVLLAERRGDRRLLVPAGLSLALGLFAKETLLLALPAILVMPAARGDASPLRDRLAPRLACLALPAALYLGARSWVLGGMRTHRDADMLFEAGRNLPWLLFDALRQAIAPSIPYLRSLRDEYADLAPWQIGLAAVVVLAVCALAWRARARAPLAAWSLLWFLPPLVPVAIITTALWPGFGRYLYLPVAGLAWALAELAAKLGPSRRALVIPLAGAHLLALGGLAWLYTASFRDSASLYGDAIAARPEQPMAHGFWGLTLWDERDAAAAIPPLARAVELDPGEHRYRIILGRALLAEGRREEAAAVAESGIALHRGRQEEAPYHLLAVNAMSAPDPERAVRHLVRCLDVWPGRVDCERALSFLLTEAPDAEHNRAVLRRLRLPAPR
- a CDS encoding prepilin-type N-terminal cleavage/methylation domain-containing protein, yielding MHKLLKKKEGFTLIELMIVVAIIGILAAIAIPAFIGYMRRSKTSEAAANLKNLYTLASGYYSTEQWGDRAVNVMGGTTLAATACTVPPAQTTAAPGQGKSLLDWDMEAQSFQDLGFSIADPIYYQYSIVGSSGLCDGMASSTNVYTFRAEGDLDGDMATSLFEIAVGSSTQNVLVRTPGIYRQDELE